A genomic region of Haliaeetus albicilla chromosome 8, bHalAlb1.1, whole genome shotgun sequence contains the following coding sequences:
- the LMNB2 gene encoding lamin-B2: MSGTPSRGTPGGTPLSPTRISRLQEKEELRQLNDRLAIYIDRVRALELENDRLLLKISEKEEVTTREVSGIKSLYESELADARRVLDETAKERARLQIEIGKLRAELEEFNKSYKKKDADLSVAQGRIKDLEVLFHRSEAELNTVLNEKRSLEAEVADLRAQLAKAEDGHAVAKKQLEKETLMRVDLENRCQSLQEDLDFRKNVFEEEIRETRRRHEHRLVEVDTSRQQEYESKMTQALEDLRNQHEEQVKLYKMELEQTYQAKLENAKLSSDQNDKAAGAAREELKEARMRIEALSYQLSGLQKQASAAEDRIRELEEMMAGEREKFRKMLDTKEREMTDMRDQMQQQLTEYQELLDVKLALDMEISAYRKLLEGEEERLKLSPSPSRVTVSRATSSSSSSSTSLVRSSRGKRKRIEAEELSGSGTSGIGTGSISGSSSSSSFQMSQQASATGSISIEEIDLEGKYVQLKNNSEKDQSLGNWRLKRQIGDGEEIAYKFTPKYVLRAGQTVTIWGADAGVSHSPPSVLVWKNQGSWGTGGNIRTYLVNSEGEEVAVRSVTKSVVVRENEEEEDEAEFGEEDLFNQQGDPRTTSRGCSVM, encoded by the exons ATGTCAGGCACCCCGAGCCGCGGCACCCCCGGCGGGaccccgctgtcgccgactcGCATCTCCCgcctgcaggagaaggaggagctgcggcagctCAATGACCGCCTGGCGATTTATATCGACCGTGTGCGGGCGCTGGAGCTGGAGAATGACCGGCTGCTGCTGAAGATCTCCGAGAAAGAGGAGGTCACCACCCGGGAG gTGAGTGGAATCAAGAGTCTCTACGAGTCTGAACTGGCTGATGCTCGAAGAGTTCTGGATGAAACTGCCAAAGAGAGGGCTAGGTTACAGATTGAAATAGGAAAACTGAGAGCGGAACTTGAGGAGTTCAATAAAAG ctacaagaagaaagatgcagaTTTGTCTGTGGCTCAGGGTCGCATTAAGGATCTTGAAGTGCTGTTCCACAGAAGTGAAGCAGAACTCAATACTGTCCTGAATGAGAAACGCAGTCTGGAAGCAGAGGTGGCCGATTTGCGTGCCCAGCTTGCTAAG GCTGAAGATGGTCATGCTGTGGCTAAGAAGCAGTTGGAGAAGGAGACCCTCATGCGTGTGGACCTGGAGAATCGGTGCCAGAGCTTGCAAGAGGATCTGGATTTcaggaaaaatgtgtttgagGAG gaaATAAGGGAAACAAGAAGACGACATGAACATCGTTTGGTTGAGGTGGACACTAGTCGCCAACAGGAGTACGAATCCAAAATGACTCAGGCTCTGGAGGATCTGCGAAATCAACATGAGGAGCAAGTCAAACTGTACAAAATGGAGCTTGAGCAGACCTATCAGGCTAAG CTGGAGAATGCCAAACTGTCCTCTGACCAAAATGACAAAGCTGCTGGTGCAGCTCGAGAGGAGTTGAAGGAAGCTCGCATGAGAATAGAAGCTCTCAGCTACCAGCTTTCTGGCCTTCAGAAACAG GCTAGTGCAGCAGAAGATCGCATTCGTGAATTGGAGGAAATGATGGCTGGTGAGCGGGAAAAGTTTAGGAAGATGCTAGATACAAAGGAGAGGGAAATGACAGACATGAGGGACcagatgcagcagcagcttACAGAATACCAAGAACTGCTTGATGTTAAATTAGCACTGGACATGGAGATCAGTGCTTACCGAAAACTcctggaaggagaagaggaaag GTTGAAGCTCTCTCCAAGTCCCTCCCGTGTTACAGTCTCTCGGGCTACCTCCAGCAGTAGCAGTAGCAGTACTTCACTTGTTCGCTCTTCCCGAGGCAAGAGAAAACGTATTGAAGCAGAGGAGCTTTCAGGCAGTGGAACAAGTGGAATTGGCACTGGAAGTATTAGCGGCAGCAGTAGTAGCAGTAGCTTCCAAATGTCCCAGCAAGCTTCAGCTACAGGAAGTATCAGCATAGAAGAGATAGACCTGGAGGGCAAATACGTTCAACTGAAGAACAACTCAGAGAAG GATCAGTCTTTGGGTAACTGGAGACTGAAAAGACAAAttggagatggagaagaaattGCTTACAAGTTTACTCCTAAGTATGTCCTCAGAGCTGGGCAGACCGTAACG ATTTGGGGTGCAGATGCAGGTGTATCTCATAGCCCCCCTTCTGTTCTCGTGTGGAAGAATCAAGGCAGCTGGGGCACTGGAGGAAATATCCGCACATACCTCGTAAACTCTGAAGGAGAG GAAGTTGCAGTGAGAAGTGTTACTAAATCAGTAGTCGTGCGAGAGAAcgaagaggaagaggatgaagcagagTTTGGAGAGGAAGACCTTTTCAACCAACAG GGGGATCCCAGAACAACCTCTAGAGGATGCTCAGTgatgtga